In Thermodesulfobacteriota bacterium, the genomic window GCCAGTACGGGTTGAAATCGGGACGGGAAACGCCGACCACCCCGTCGGCCGCCGGGTCGGCATCCAGGCGGCGCACGCACTCCTCCACGTCCGAGGGAAACCTTCCCGGGCTGGTCGGATCCAGCAGCAGGACCGATCCGTACCGCTTCCCGTCGATGCGCTCCATCTCCCGCAAGGCGTGCTGCAGGACCGGCAGCATGGGGGTCGTGTCCCCGGCGAGCTCCTCCGGGCGGAGGAAGGGCACATCCGCCCCGTTCGCACGGGCGACCGCCGCGATCTCCCCGGAATCGGTGCTGACGATCGTCCGGGCGATCCCCGCGCACATCCCGGCGCACCGGAGCGAGTGCGCGATCAGCGGCAGCCCCGCCAGCGGCCGGATGTTTTTCCCGGGGAGCCCCTTGGACCCTCCGCGGGCGGGAATCACGCAGAGCACCGGCTTGACCGTCAAGACGAAAGCACCTCCCTGCGGCCCGACGCCGAGCTCCTCCTCCATGCGTCGCAGAGCGCGAGCGCCTTCCGCCCGTCGCCGCCCGTCGCAAGGACCCCGGGATCCCCGCCCGAGGCCGCCTGGAGGAAGCGGCGCATCTGCTCCGCGTACATGTCTCCGGGATCCCCCTCCATCCTCTCCTCGCGTCGTTCGCCGCCCTTCGTCCGCAGGACCAGGCGCCGGGAGTGGAAATCGTACTCCAGCATCCCGAGGCTTCCGTGCGCCCGGACGAACCGGGAAGGAGGATCGCTCAGGTAGTCCAGCCCCACGGAAACGCGGACGCCGCCGGGCGAGACCCAGAACGCCTCCGCGATCTCCTCGCTTTCGATTCCCAGCCTCCCCGTGTTGCCGGTCATTCCGGACACCGCCTCGGGGAAGCCGAAGAGCCAGCAGGCGTAATCCACCTCGTGGCACAGGTCCCGGAGCACCCCGCCTTCCGAGGCCCGCGCCGAATAGCTTTCCCGGTAATCGCGGTGCGGCCGCCATCCCGGGAGGAAGGAGCGGCACTCGATGCGCGCCGAATGGATGTCTCCGATCGAGGCGAGGCGCGCCCGAAAGCCCCCGAGCCCCCGGTCGAACCGGAGGCAGTAAGCGACGAACAGGCGGGGGGCCGACTCCCCGGCTCGGTCCGGGAGGCGGCCCGCCGACAGCGCATCCTCCGCCAGCGGCTTTTCGCAAAGGACATCGAGGCCGAGGCGCAGCGCATGCAGCGTGTCCGGCACGTGGCGCAGCGTGTCGGTCGCGATGACCGCCGCCCGCGCCCCCCGGGACGCCGCTTCGTCCAGGGATCCTGCGACCTCCCACCCATCGGCGGCAAGGGCCCCGGCCCGGTCCGGGCGGACGGGCACCGCGATGGACCGGATTCCGAGGGTTTTCAGGACTGCGAGATGGCGGCGCCCGATGGAGCCGGTCCCGAGAACAGCCACGATGGCGTCGGTCATGGGCGGATCTTGCGGGCCTCCACCAACGCGAAAACGCCCGTGGACAGAACGAGGGCGATGAACGCGGCCAGGATGACGATGAACAGCCTCTGCGGCCCGGACTTCCGCTCGGGGGGGACCGCCCGGTCGATCACCTGGATGACGACGGCGTCCCTCGCCTCGTCCAGCTTCGCAAGCTCATACTGCTTCGACAGCAGCTCGAACAGCGTCTCGTTGTACTTGAGCTGCCGCACTTTCCGCAGGTATTCCATGCCCATCTCGGGGACCCTCCCCGAGGACATGATGGTGTCGAAACCCGCCCCCTTCGCCGTTTCGGCCTTCTGCAGCTCGCTCCGGAGGGCGCGGATCTCCTCCTCCACCCGGTTCAGGTCCGGGTTCCTGTCGGTCGCGAAGGTCCGCAGGACCTTGGCCTCGACCTCCTTCGCCGCGACGATCGCCCGAAGGCGCGCGATCCCCTCGATGATCGCCCGGGCCTGGGCGTCGACCTGGAAAAGCCCCGTCCG contains:
- a CDS encoding acylneuraminate cytidylyltransferase family protein, which produces MTVKPVLCVIPARGGSKGLPGKNIRPLAGLPLIAHSLRCAGMCAGIARTIVSTDSGEIAAVARANGADVPFLRPEELAGDTTPMLPVLQHALREMERIDGKRYGSVLLLDPTSPGRFPSDVEECVRRLDADPAADGVVGVSRPDFNPYWHCVVEREGYMAPLIPGADRFGRRQDVPAVYRINAS
- a CDS encoding Gfo/Idh/MocA family oxidoreductase, with translation MTDAIVAVLGTGSIGRRHLAVLKTLGIRSIAVPVRPDRAGALAADGWEVAGSLDEAASRGARAAVIATDTLRHVPDTLHALRLGLDVLCEKPLAEDALSAGRLPDRAGESAPRLFVAYCLRFDRGLGGFRARLASIGDIHSARIECRSFLPGWRPHRDYRESYSARASEGGVLRDLCHEVDYACWLFGFPEAVSGMTGNTGRLGIESEEIAEAFWVSPGGVRVSVGLDYLSDPPSRFVRAHGSLGMLEYDFHSRRLVLRTKGGERREERMEGDPGDMYAEQMRRFLQAASGGDPGVLATGGDGRKALALCDAWRRSSASGRREVLSS